The following are from one region of the Mycetohabitans rhizoxinica HKI 454 genome:
- a CDS encoding glycoside hydrolase family protein, translated as MTKTFNMSTLLSVLSRDEGRRLKPYLDTAGKTTIGVGRNLTDVGISEGECSLLLENDVMRSIMWLDRHLPWWRSLDAVRQRVIINMAFNMGRKLLTFANTLAAMQRGDYEAAANGMLASKWATQVGARAQRLASMMRTGAS; from the coding sequence ATGACCAAAACATTCAATATGTCAACCCTTTTGTCGGTACTGAGTCGAGACGAAGGGCGGCGTTTGAAACCCTACTTGGATACGGCGGGCAAAACCACCATTGGTGTCGGACGTAATTTAACAGATGTCGGAATCAGTGAAGGTGAATGCAGTCTACTACTGGAAAATGATGTGATGCGTTCGATAATGTGGCTCGATCGCCACCTGCCGTGGTGGCGCAGTCTCGATGCGGTACGCCAGCGCGTCATCATCAATATGGCTTTCAACATGGGCCGCAAGCTGCTCACGTTTGCGAACACGCTGGCTGCGATGCAGCGCGGTGATTATGAAGCGGCGGCCAACGGCATGCTTGCCTCGAAGTGGGCCACGCAAGTGGGCGCTCGCGCACAACGTCTGGCGAGCATGATGCGTACCGGAGCAAGTTGA
- a CDS encoding type II toxin-antitoxin system RelE/ParE family toxin: MEIEFADPDYDRLETDAGFTAGFSAPVVKAYRKRLQYIRAATDERDFYALKSLHFEKLKGDRDGEHSMRLNDQWRLILRLKKRSGGKLVVVVSIEDYH, from the coding sequence ATGGAAATCGAGTTCGCTGACCCAGACTACGACCGCTTGGAAACCGATGCCGGGTTCACGGCTGGGTTTTCTGCGCCTGTCGTTAAGGCCTACCGCAAACGGCTCCAATACATCCGCGCGGCGACTGACGAGCGGGACTTCTATGCACTGAAGTCGCTCCACTTCGAGAAGCTGAAAGGAGATAGGGACGGAGAGCATTCAATGAGGTTAAACGACCAGTGGCGTCTCATCCTCCGGCTGAAGAAACGCAGCGGGGGCAAGTTGGTCGTTGTCGTCAGCATCGAGGACTATCACTGA
- a CDS encoding phage tail protein encodes MQQKFFVKPFAVAGDRETVPNDIQITGDVSYEQGYGYDYQRDQAIDPLAKPIERNKHNAILHDITEAVQQYQVFGTPEWITAQDNGGTAYPYARRARVRYRASETASWDVYESLVDNNTTEPSDATKWASVISAIASQEQAVAGIDNSTIMTPLSVARAISASLHQYKIGEIRMWHGVAEDIPTMWGAGWYLCDGSHGTADLRDKFIVGAGGQYEPGDTGGSDTVTLSVENMPVHSHGVIDHGHGHGVHDPSHNHHVNDPGHAHLYDRAEHRAPQSGSSTWCFYANQGAHTGTAHTGIWLNASHTGISIHNANANVAISDAGGGVAHENRPPYYALCFVEYRGI; translated from the coding sequence ATGCAACAAAAATTTTTTGTCAAACCGTTTGCTGTGGCGGGTGACCGCGAAACAGTACCAAACGATATCCAGATCACCGGCGATGTCAGCTATGAGCAGGGCTACGGCTACGACTACCAACGTGACCAAGCGATTGATCCATTAGCCAAGCCGATTGAGCGCAACAAGCACAATGCCATCTTGCACGACATCACTGAGGCGGTGCAGCAATATCAGGTTTTTGGCACGCCGGAGTGGATCACAGCGCAGGACAATGGCGGTACGGCCTATCCCTATGCCCGTCGCGCGCGCGTGAGGTACCGGGCAAGCGAAACAGCCTCATGGGACGTGTACGAATCACTTGTAGATAACAACACGACCGAGCCGAGCGACGCGACAAAATGGGCCTCAGTCATATCGGCCATCGCTTCGCAGGAACAAGCGGTCGCTGGCATCGACAACAGCACGATCATGACGCCGCTAAGTGTCGCGCGAGCCATTTCAGCTTCTTTGCATCAATATAAAATTGGCGAAATTCGAATGTGGCACGGCGTAGCCGAGGACATCCCGACTATGTGGGGGGCTGGTTGGTACCTGTGCGATGGCTCACACGGTACAGCAGATTTACGTGATAAGTTTATCGTGGGGGCAGGCGGACAATATGAGCCCGGTGATACGGGCGGATCGGACACAGTGACGCTTTCCGTTGAGAATATGCCTGTGCACAGTCACGGGGTAATTGATCATGGACACGGCCACGGTGTGCACGACCCAAGCCATAATCACCATGTGAATGACCCCGGGCATGCCCATTTGTACGATAGAGCTGAACATAGGGCCCCACAAAGTGGTAGCAGTACATGGTGCTTCTACGCCAATCAAGGGGCGCATACGGGTACCGCCCACACCGGAATTTGGCTCAATGCATCACACACGGGCATTAGCATACACAACGCCAATGCCAATGTCGCAATTAGCGACGCGGGTGGTGGCGTTGCACATGAAAATCGGCCACCATATTATGCACTGTGCTTTGTGGAGTACCGGGGTATTTGA
- a CDS encoding glycoside hydrolase family protein: MTKIFDMPTLLSELSRDEGRRLKPYLDTAGKTTIGVGRNLTDVGISDVECSLLLENDVMRSITWLDRHLPWWRSLDAVRQRVIINMAFNMGRKLLTFANTLAAMQRGDYEAAANGMLASKWATQVGARAYRLATMMRTGKE; this comes from the coding sequence ATGACCAAGATATTCGATATGCCGACGCTTCTGTCGGAATTGAGCCGTGACGAAGGACGACGCCTGAAACCTTACCTGGATACGGCAGGCAAGACCACCATCGGCGTCGGACGCAATTTAACGGATGTCGGAATCAGTGATGTCGAATGCAGTCTACTACTGGAAAATGATGTGATGCGTTCGATAACGTGGCTCGATCGCCACCTGCCGTGGTGGCGTAGTCTCGATGCGGTACGCCAGCGCGTCATCATCAATATGGCTTTCAACATGGGCCGCAAGCTGCTCACGTTTGCGAACACGCTGGCTGCGATGCAGCGCGGTGATTATGAAGCGGCGGCCAACGGAATGCTCGCCTCAAAGTGGGCCACGCAAGTCGGCGCTCGCGCATACCGTCTTGCGACCATGATGCGCACCGGGAAAGAATGA
- the nadS gene encoding NadS family protein, producing the protein MEQALLDDLVQSLKEAKAIAHGQAPASRRIKITTPDVKTVREQIRLSQNEFARLMRVSVKTLQNWEQHRRNPTGPAAALLKIVLTGPDTVLKALHA; encoded by the coding sequence ATGGAACAAGCATTGCTCGATGACTTAGTGCAAAGTCTGAAAGAGGCCAAGGCGATTGCTCACGGGCAAGCTCCGGCCTCCCGCCGGATCAAGATAACGACGCCTGACGTGAAGACCGTGCGCGAGCAGATCAGGCTGTCGCAAAACGAGTTTGCCCGCTTAATGCGCGTCAGCGTCAAGACGCTGCAAAATTGGGAGCAGCATCGCCGCAACCCGACCGGTCCCGCTGCCGCCTTGCTCAAAATCGTGTTGACAGGGCCCGACACCGTGCTCAAAGCGTTGCATGCTTGA
- a CDS encoding Gp138 family membrane-puncturing spike protein: MSDYTIPSHDPANTGGLAGTLREVFKKLIQGVDDMLPAKIVGYDRNRNVATVQPQIMMLTTENRTLSRPPLACVPVLALGGGGFVMSFPFKSGDAGWIKASDRDISLYLQSGSEAGPNTQRLHSFADGLFIPDVMRGYTLADEDEANAVLQSADGLVRVALWPDKLKLTAPMVELEAANVHCTGNLTAEGRVTGRGGVTFGETPAETHRHDGV; this comes from the coding sequence GCGAAGTGTTTAAGAAGCTGATCCAGGGCGTCGATGACATGCTGCCCGCAAAGATTGTCGGCTACGACCGCAACCGCAATGTAGCAACAGTGCAACCGCAGATCATGATGCTGACCACCGAGAACCGAACATTATCCCGGCCGCCATTGGCCTGTGTGCCCGTACTAGCACTGGGCGGCGGCGGCTTTGTGATGTCGTTTCCGTTCAAATCCGGCGACGCTGGCTGGATCAAGGCCAGCGACCGCGATATCTCGCTATATCTTCAATCCGGCTCCGAAGCCGGACCCAATACGCAGCGCTTGCATTCGTTTGCTGACGGCCTGTTCATCCCGGATGTGATGCGCGGCTACACGCTGGCCGACGAAGATGAAGCGAACGCAGTCCTGCAAAGCGCGGATGGCTTGGTACGCGTCGCACTCTGGCCGGATAAGCTTAAGCTGACTGCGCCGATGGTCGAACTTGAGGCAGCGAATGTGCACTGTACGGGCAATCTGACGGCCGAAGGGCGCGTGACCGGGCGCGGCGGCGTGACGTTCGGCGAAACACCGGCCGAAACACACCGGCATGACGGCGTTTAA
- a CDS encoding HigA family addiction module antitoxin yields MGARIPAEVFPPGEFLKDELEARGWTQAEFAEIIGKNARLVSEVISGKRSITPETAIALGAALGTSPELWMNLEGQYQLSKVRHKEDTIARKADLHGRFPVREMVKRGWIEATKSXDVLQQQIMEFFGIEDIEQSPQLCYAAKATTYHEIPVAQVAWFCRVRRLASYAPIAGSFNSQRLAAAKAQLSEQLAHVDGTQRVPGILAQAGIRFVIVEAIAGSKIDGACFWLDKKSPVVAMSMRFDRVDNFWHTLLHELDHVAHGEGQAAPILDVDIMDTGSGKPDIETRANENAAEALIPKREVDGFIARVNPMFSEEQIVGFARRIAVHPGLVVGQLQNRGLIPWSFHRKHLEKVREYVVANAVTDGFGRRVIESSSM; encoded by the coding sequence ATGGGTGCACGTATTCCAGCCGAGGTCTTTCCTCCCGGGGAATTTTTGAAGGACGAGCTTGAGGCTCGTGGGTGGACGCAGGCCGAGTTCGCCGAAATTATTGGTAAGAACGCACGCTTGGTCAGTGAAGTGATCAGCGGCAAGCGTTCCATTACTCCAGAGACTGCCATCGCGCTGGGCGCGGCACTGGGCACGTCGCCAGAGCTTTGGATGAACCTAGAGGGCCAGTACCAGCTATCGAAGGTTCGGCACAAAGAGGACACTATTGCACGCAAGGCAGACTTGCATGGCCGCTTCCCCGTTCGCGAGATGGTTAAACGGGGGTGGATTGAAGCAACCAAAAGTGYCGATGTGTTGCAGCAGCAAATAATGGAGTTCTTTGGCATTGAGGACATTGAGCAATCGCCTCAACTTTGCTACGCAGCCAAAGCCACAACATACCATGAGATTCCTGTAGCGCAGGTGGCATGGTTCTGCCGAGTAAGGAGGTTGGCATCATACGCGCCTATCGCAGGTAGCTTTAATTCTCAGCGACTGGCAGCGGCGAAGGCTCAACTCAGCGAACAACTAGCCCACGTGGACGGCACACAACGGGTGCCGGGAATTCTGGCACAGGCCGGAATTCGCTTCGTGATTGTCGAAGCCATCGCGGGCTCAAAGATCGACGGCGCCTGCTTCTGGCTGGACAAAAAAAGTCCGGTCGTCGCAATGTCGATGAGGTTTGACCGCGTCGACAACTTCTGGCACACCCTATTGCATGAATTGGATCACGTGGCGCACGGAGAAGGACAGGCTGCACCTATCCTCGACGTAGACATCATGGACACAGGCTCAGGCAAGCCGGATATTGAGACAAGAGCGAATGAGAACGCGGCTGAGGCGCTCATTCCTAAGAGGGAAGTGGACGGCTTTATTGCAAGAGTCAATCCGATGTTTAGTGAGGAACAGATCGTTGGTTTTGCCCGGCGTATCGCAGTACATCCCGGCCTGGTTGTGGGCCAACTCCAAAATCGAGGCTTGATTCCCTGGAGCTTCCATAGGAAACACTTGGAGAAGGTCCGAGAATATGTCGTTGCAAATGCTGTTACCGACGGATTTGGTCGTCGTGTGATCGAATCATCATCGATGTAA
- a CDS encoding lysis system i-spanin subunit Rz, whose product MQIKPSWVLVFFAATLSGAALGLYYCAQLAQAHAEAAVVRERHALELKAISNAVLAAERKASENRQAAAKRIEALDAQLTKERQAHETDSRRYRVALAAGTERLRVAVRNCSTRDDDLSGIASTASVGDGATAYADLDAAVAERFFAVAADDQREIDKLRALQRYVCTVRPATAGCS is encoded by the coding sequence ATGCAAATCAAACCCTCTTGGGTGCTCGTGTTCTTCGCCGCGACGCTATCCGGCGCAGCACTTGGCCTCTACTACTGCGCCCAGCTTGCGCAGGCCCATGCCGAAGCCGCTGTCGTTCGTGAGCGGCACGCCCTGGAGTTGAAAGCCATCTCCAATGCCGTGCTGGCCGCTGAGCGTAAGGCATCGGAGAACCGCCAAGCAGCAGCGAAGAGAATCGAAGCCCTGGATGCGCAACTCACGAAGGAACGCCAAGCCCATGAAACCGACAGTCGTCGTTATCGTGTTGCTCTTGCTGCTGGCACTGAGCGGCTGCGTGTCGCCGTCCGCAACTGTTCAACCCGTGACGACGATCTGTCCGGAATTGCCAGCACCGCCAGCGTGGGCGATGGAGCCACCGCCTACGCAGACCTCGACGCAGCGGTTGCAGAGCGCTTTTTCGCCGTCGCGGCCGACGACCAGCGAGAAATAGACAAGCTTCGGGCGCTTCAGCGTTACGTATGTACGGTGCGGCCGGCGACGGCGGGATGTAGCTAA
- a CDS encoding class I SAM-dependent methyltransferase: MNSNQSKSIAYTGADLLIANEENLKNYNNWIVKQFVRCFCKNKFYKQSVLDFGAGVGTLSAIFLEKTGIKPVAVEPDLQQRETLRARKFNAYECIDDVEGQFDMVYTSNVLEHIKDDVAALSKIKRKLTPDGRVAIFVPAFNIIWTSMDDKVGHYRRYTIPMLKASLEKAGFEVEEISYRDALGFMMAVAFKFIGNKSGEPSHFSLVLFDKIIFPVSLVLDLFTRRLFGKNILAIAKPRNVNC, from the coding sequence ATGAATAGTAATCAAAGTAAAAGCATTGCTTATACTGGTGCAGATCTACTAATTGCTAACGAGGAAAATTTAAAAAACTATAATAATTGGATTGTCAAGCAATTTGTGCGGTGTTTTTGTAAAAATAAATTTTATAAACAGTCGGTGCTCGATTTTGGTGCGGGCGTAGGGACCTTAAGTGCTATTTTTTTGGAAAAAACTGGTATAAAGCCTGTGGCGGTAGAACCTGATCTGCAACAGCGGGAAACTTTGCGCGCTAGGAAATTCAACGCTTACGAATGTATTGATGATGTAGAAGGGCAGTTTGATATGGTTTATACCTCAAATGTTCTTGAACATATCAAAGATGACGTTGCTGCACTTTCAAAAATCAAGAGAAAGCTTACTCCAGATGGTCGTGTGGCTATTTTTGTTCCAGCATTCAATATAATTTGGACAAGCATGGACGATAAAGTTGGACATTATCGCCGGTACACGATACCAATGTTGAAAGCCAGTTTAGAGAAAGCTGGCTTTGAAGTCGAGGAAATCAGCTATCGAGATGCGCTTGGTTTCATGATGGCAGTCGCTTTTAAGTTCATTGGAAATAAATCGGGTGAGCCGAGTCATTTTTCGTTGGTCTTATTTGATAAAATAATATTTCCTGTTAGCCTCGTGTTGGATTTATTTACGAGGCGTTTATTTGGTAAAAATATTCTTGCGATTGCCAAGCCAAGGAATGTTAATTGCTAA
- a CDS encoding baseplate J/gp47 family protein has protein sequence MTDTYDYLTRTGVIVPDTAGVLDTVRNEWRGVLGDDLSVADETPQGVLITADALGRSSVIRNNAALANQINPNEAGGVFLDALCALTGLERAKAQRSSIADVEVTGIPNTVIRQGLRARTEAGELFETTETVVLARDGRAKVGFRAVEYGPVAAPAGTLRHIVDSVLGWETVHNPENAKLGRGRQSDASLRRLRKQTLALQGVSLCEAITSALYATEGVQSLQFRENTESVAQVIDGVVMKPHSIWVCIDGGTDVDIAQALLKNKSAGAGWNGTVQVNAVDPASGQSYRVRFDRPIRRDFLARVTVRAASSVADPQIAVRDAILAYSEKRIEGETGFTVGTSVSPFELAAAVNRYVPGLYVQRLEVSHLLPINYVTTEIPLGIWEKAAIAPSGIQVIVV, from the coding sequence ATGACTGACACCTACGACTATTTGACGCGCACGGGTGTGATCGTGCCAGACACAGCGGGGGTGCTCGATACGGTTCGCAATGAATGGCGTGGCGTATTGGGCGACGATCTGTCGGTGGCGGATGAAACGCCTCAGGGTGTGCTGATTACGGCTGATGCGCTGGGCCGCAGCAGTGTGATTCGTAACAATGCGGCGCTCGCCAACCAGATCAACCCGAACGAAGCGGGCGGCGTATTTCTAGATGCGCTCTGCGCGTTGACTGGACTTGAACGCGCGAAAGCCCAGCGTTCGAGCATCGCCGATGTAGAGGTGACCGGCATCCCGAATACGGTGATCCGCCAAGGGTTGCGTGCACGCACCGAGGCGGGCGAGCTATTCGAGACAACGGAAACGGTTGTGCTGGCGCGGGATGGACGGGCGAAGGTTGGTTTTCGCGCCGTGGAGTACGGCCCCGTTGCTGCGCCCGCCGGCACGTTGCGGCACATTGTCGATAGCGTCCTGGGATGGGAAACTGTCCATAACCCCGAAAACGCGAAGCTGGGGCGAGGTCGGCAATCCGATGCCAGTCTGCGTAGGCTGCGCAAACAGACGCTCGCGCTGCAAGGCGTCTCCCTCTGTGAAGCAATCACCTCCGCGCTCTACGCAACGGAAGGGGTGCAAAGCCTGCAATTTCGCGAGAATACCGAGAGCGTTGCGCAAGTCATCGATGGTGTAGTCATGAAGCCACACTCGATTTGGGTGTGCATCGATGGCGGGACAGACGTCGATATTGCACAAGCGCTGTTGAAGAACAAAAGCGCTGGCGCAGGCTGGAATGGTACGGTGCAAGTCAATGCAGTTGACCCAGCTTCGGGCCAATCATACCGCGTTCGGTTCGATCGTCCGATACGGCGCGATTTCCTTGCGCGCGTCACGGTACGCGCGGCCTCGTCGGTTGCCGATCCGCAAATTGCCGTGCGTGACGCTATTCTCGCCTACTCGGAAAAACGCATTGAAGGTGAGACGGGCTTTACGGTTGGCACCAGCGTGTCACCGTTTGAACTGGCCGCAGCCGTTAATCGCTATGTACCGGGCCTCTACGTGCAGCGGCTGGAGGTCTCCCATCTCTTGCCGATCAATTATGTGACGACTGAAATTCCTCTTGGAATTTGGGAGAAGGCAGCGATTGCGCCGTCAGGCATTCAGGTCATCGTTGTGTAG
- a CDS encoding phage holin family protein: MHLNEHERDLLKLLTIGAIIGLGKLLVGGERICARLVFGRMIIGAALSASAGAALTVFNDLHPTALVGFASALGILGQSALEAVVQKCVGNMPTGRGEGTDAQ, encoded by the coding sequence ATGCACTTGAACGAACATGAAAGAGATCTGTTAAAGCTACTGACTATCGGCGCGATAATCGGACTCGGTAAGCTGCTTGTTGGTGGCGAGCGCATCTGCGCGCGTCTCGTGTTCGGCCGTATGATCATTGGTGCGGCTTTGTCCGCTAGCGCCGGTGCTGCACTGACGGTCTTTAACGATCTGCACCCGACCGCGCTCGTGGGCTTCGCCTCTGCTTTAGGGATCCTAGGGCAGTCGGCGCTGGAGGCGGTCGTTCAAAAATGCGTGGGTAACATGCCGACAGGGCGAGGCGAAGGCACAGATGCTCAGTAA
- a CDS encoding DUF2612 domain-containing protein, translating to MRIQAFDFSVDLLQALLWQYNDADNLRGLLERKQAWYSQNHTAFWENWIRDVFDLRTANDFGLSVWSAILGVPLAVTVDPTKPGTPVFGFDVSNRNFGRGSFGCKSSSTVGLTVEQKRTVLRLRYFQLVSRGTIPEINQFMKMLLGDQGQVYVLDPNDMTYVVYVFTFQPNPGLTFVLDTYDLLPRPAGVGVRRIVVTRPSFGLGEYNKDFEHGTFAE from the coding sequence ATGAGAATCCAGGCATTCGATTTCTCAGTTGATTTGCTACAAGCGTTGCTCTGGCAGTACAACGACGCGGACAATCTGCGCGGACTGCTGGAGCGCAAGCAAGCATGGTACAGCCAGAATCACACCGCGTTTTGGGAGAATTGGATCCGCGATGTATTTGACCTACGTACCGCCAACGATTTTGGGCTGTCGGTCTGGTCGGCCATTCTCGGCGTACCGCTTGCTGTCACTGTGGATCCAACCAAGCCAGGAACGCCTGTTTTTGGATTCGATGTGTCCAACCGGAATTTCGGGCGTGGCAGTTTCGGCTGCAAGTCCTCCTCGACAGTGGGTCTCACCGTCGAACAGAAGCGCACGGTGCTGCGGTTGCGCTATTTCCAGCTCGTCTCACGTGGCACGATTCCCGAGATCAACCAGTTTATGAAGATGCTCCTGGGCGATCAGGGGCAGGTCTATGTGCTTGACCCGAATGACATGACTTATGTCGTTTATGTCTTCACCTTTCAACCCAATCCCGGGTTGACCTTCGTGCTCGACACCTATGATTTGCTGCCGCGCCCGGCAGGCGTCGGCGTGCGCCGGATTGTTGTCACCCGACCGTCGTTTGGCTTAGGTGAGTACAACAAGGATTTTGAACACGGGACTTTTGCGGAGTAA
- a CDS encoding type II toxin-antitoxin system HicB family antitoxin: MSIDHXTYRVTWSPEDGEHVGLCVEFPSLSWLAATPEEALTGIRQAVADAVANMQANGERIPKPVADRHFSGEFRVRIPPQLHRMLAMQAAEEGVSLNRLASAKLAASG; this comes from the coding sequence ATGAGCATCGACCACYACACTTACCGCGTTACATGGTCGCCTGAAGACGGCGAGCACGTGGGATTGTGCGTAGAATTTCCTTCACTCTCGTGGCTTGCCGCCACCCCCGAAGAGGCGCTCACCGGGATTCGCCAAGCCGTTGCTGATGCTGTGGCTAATATGCAGGCTAACGGCGAGCGCATTCCCAAGCCCGTTGCCGATAGACATTTCAGCGGAGAGTTCCGAGTCCGTATTCCGCCGCAGCTACATCGTATGCTGGCGATGCAAGCCGCTGAGGAAGGCGTGAGTTTGAACCGGCTCGCTAGTGCGAAGCTAGCAGCGTCAGGGTAA
- a CDS encoding class I SAM-dependent methyltransferase encodes MKHQIHGPYLTGYMYQILDYFKKNVSPSRVLDIPAGLGNFAQALEQLGHTIVKVDFRKKNGFVNANMEAPLPFKDGEFDVVTCLEGIEHVINPVGLAQELVRVTAPGGTIIISTPNITNLHSRLQFLFTGTFFQFDANSMRQTNGTPIDRGHVNPFTPLHLIYIFGSQGCSLKEIRVDRAKRKVLFPLYLILKPFSYLWTRKVVKGTPQETYPGVKSVHSLLTRFKLMFGRSQILFFKKN; translated from the coding sequence ATGAAACATCAAATTCACGGTCCCTATTTGACCGGCTATATGTATCAGATACTTGATTACTTTAAGAAAAACGTATCTCCGTCAAGAGTTCTCGACATTCCTGCTGGATTGGGCAACTTCGCACAAGCGCTGGAGCAGTTGGGTCATACCATCGTGAAAGTCGATTTCCGTAAAAAAAATGGATTTGTCAATGCAAACATGGAGGCACCTTTACCGTTCAAGGACGGCGAATTTGATGTAGTAACGTGTCTGGAGGGAATTGAGCATGTCATTAACCCTGTTGGACTCGCCCAAGAGTTGGTACGCGTGACGGCCCCAGGAGGCACTATTATTATTTCCACGCCCAATATCACGAACCTACATTCTCGACTTCAGTTCCTGTTCACTGGGACTTTCTTCCAGTTCGATGCCAACAGCATGCGCCAAACCAATGGGACGCCGATCGATCGTGGGCACGTCAATCCGTTTACGCCACTTCACCTCATTTACATATTCGGCTCCCAAGGTTGCAGCTTAAAGGAGATACGCGTTGACCGGGCAAAGCGAAAAGTACTGTTTCCACTTTATCTTATCCTAAAACCATTTTCTTATTTGTGGACGCGGAAAGTTGTCAAGGGAACGCCCCAGGAAACATACCCAGGAGTAAAGTCCGTGCATAGTTTGTTAACGAGATTTAAGTTAATGTTCGGTCGATCTCAAATACTTTTCTTTAAGAAAAACTAA